The Candida albicans SC5314 chromosome 5, complete sequence genome includes a region encoding these proteins:
- a CDS encoding uncharacterized protein (Putative ribosome biogenesis factor; possibly essential, disruptants not obtained by UAU1 method; rat catheter and Spider biofilm induced), whose product MIHYCQLSSNSTSHPYLIMSRRAEIKQKQELQARFQLAMSANNQKALNWLKPLKSTASTTSTSSETPNANNPTSDDSFMDLQIIPQGASLSKLDNLQKIGDFINSKDITKMKQSTTTTTTTASNLTSNRVTKSKPMLALMNKMRDSNRKNVRQNQHHHQQQQQSTSSINGKSNKPMIPNKSQSIVKNYNNEEEDDDDDEEDDDDEEDDEDSRAIRSRTVKKGSSLLLENKLNNKNSGTKKKNVRPF is encoded by the coding sequence ATGATTCATTACTGTCAACTCTCCAGTAATTCAACATCCCATCCCTATCTTATCATGTCTAGACGAGcagaaatcaaacaaaaacaagaacTTCAGGCACGATTCCAATTAGCCATGTCTGCTAATAATCAAAAGGCATTAAATTGGCTAAAACCATTGAAATCTACTGCTTCCACcacatcaacatcatcagaAACCCCCAATGCGAATAATCCCACTTCTGATGATTCATTTATGGATTTACAAATTATTCCTCAAGGTGCAAGTCTATCGAAATTGGacaatttacaaaaaattggggattttataaattcaaaagatataacaaaaatgaaacaatcaacaacaacaacaacaacaactgctTCGAATTTAACATCCAATAGGGTAACTAAATCAAAACCAATGTTGGCattaatgaataaaatGAGAGACAGTAATAGGAAAAATGTTCGACAAAaccaacatcatcatcaacaacaacaacaatcaacatCAAGTATAAATGGAAAGAGCAATAAACCAATGATACCGAATAAATCACAGTCTATAGTAAAAAACTacaataatgaagaagaggatgatgatgatgacgaagaggatgatgatgacgaagaGGATGACGAAGACAGTCGAGCTATAAGGTCTAGAACTGTGAAAAAGGGGTCAAGTTTATTACTTGagaataaattgaataataagaaTAGTGGtacgaaaaagaaaaatgtaCGTCCATTTTAA
- a CDS encoding uncharacterized protein (Protein of unknown function; early-stage flow model biofilm induced), producing the protein MTNIIIDHQSTFTAYILALSIYFKYLHLRNLKIMIIENEISQSLDTKPWCGISTLNNFKLSNQDFINYLIQFTITLGSISIRPVSPNPDTPIKEIMNTTIDSRNYVGLLYHPIDLMNKIRFAMFRSGRVSFVSPNVNFNQPGPLHQNLSGIRVVTTTAMRNSHNINSFIYHSNMIGTRCRNGNLPSQILWLPKFSSDNHINCTTTNNSQIMLDLSIEPYAYIDLSYALKQCDMILDTIDKLMGSSIPLSNRL; encoded by the coding sequence ATGACCAACATCATAATAGACCATCAAAGCACATTCACTGCATATATACTAGCATTATCAATATACTTCAAATATCTTCATCTACggaatttgaaaatcatgattattgaaaatgaaatatcaCAATCTTTAGATACTAAACCTTGGTGTGGAATATCaactttaaataatttcaagttATCTAATCAagatttcattaattatttaatacAATTTACTATTACATTAGGGAGTATATCGATTCGACCAGTTTCACCAAATCCCGATACGCcaataaaagaaatcatGAATACTACTATTGATTCTAGAAATTATGTCGGTCTATTATATCATCctattgatttaatgaATAAGATTAGATTTGCCATGTTTCGTTCTGGCCGTGTTCTGTTTGTGTCACCAAATGtaaatttcaatcaacCAGGACCACTACATCAAAACTTATCAGGAATTAGAGTGGTCACAACTACTGCTATGAGAAATTCTCACaatatcaattcttttatttaTCATTCAAATATGATTGGTACAAGATGTCGAAATGGGAATTTACCATCACAAATATTATGGTTGCCCAAATTTTCCTCAGATAATCATATCAATTGTACTACTACAAATAACCTGCAAATAATGTTAGACTTGAGTATTGAACCATATGCATATATTGATTTGAGTTATGCATTGAAACAATGTGATATGATACTTGACACCATAGACAAGTTAATGGGTAGTTCAATTCCATTAAGTAATAgattataa
- a CDS encoding uncharacterized protein (Ortholog(s) have role in ER to Golgi vesicle-mediated transport, retrograde transport, endosome to Golgi and ER to Golgi transport vesicle, Golgi cis cisterna, Golgi membrane, endoplasmic reticulum localization), whose translation MIWLSERQKFGVSFTAGGIFFFVFGIMTFFDSALLALGNVLFIIGITLIIGPQRTIAFFSRPTKLRGTICFILGILLILLKYAFIGFILESFGILGLFGDFFGTIVQFLRSIPYIGDVLSHPLIAPTIDRLAGISNTLPV comes from the exons ATGATTTGGTTATCTGAAAGACAAA AATTTGGAGTGAGTTTCACTGCTGGAgggattttcttttttgtatttgGAATAATGACATTTTTCGATTCGGCATTATTAGCACTTGGTAATgtattatttataattggtATAACATTAATTATTGGACCACAACGGACAATTGCATTTTTCAGTCGTCCAACAAAATTAAGAGgaacaatttgttttattctTGGAATactattaatattattgaaatatgCATTTATTGGATTTATTTTAGAAAGTTTTGGTATATTAGGATTATTTGGTGATTTCTTTGGCACAATTGTACAATTTTTAAGATCTATTCCTTATATTGGTGATGTTTTGAGTCATCCATTGATTGCACCTACCATTGATAGACTAGCAGGTATAAGTAATACCTTACCcgtttga
- a CDS encoding uncharacterized protein (Ortholog of Hua1, a zinc finger domain protein with sequence similarity to Type I J-proteins; flow model biofilm induced): protein MTNNKDFDLPPSYDEAVHSSSSSNSNRPNHSSQPPAPPARPQTNRPPPPPPPSHPPTSSSSSSNANLYTNNLNLPFTYKRGYYCSKCKNSGYKKNGDICHKCWQTLYLNQNAYNPNQKNLPFTYPKGYYCSKCRNTGYKLKNGKSCQNCWESFGPRNSYSFVSTNYQPSYFGNTTFVPMGGGPPVPNAKRVAPGSPELGGILCGNCRGQGMVHFLFDTELCPVCGGLGRVFTAPPPPPPPMPQTPYMPQYQPQYTNYGSKR from the coding sequence ATGACGaataataaagattttgatttacCTCCTTCCTACGATGAAGCTGTGCATAGTAGCAGCAGCAGTAACAGTAACAGACCTAATCATTCATCACAACCACCCGCGCCTCCGGCAAGACCACAAACCAACcgaccaccaccaccaccaccaccatcacaTCCTCCtacatcttcttcttcttcttcaaatgCAAATTTATATactaataatttgaatttaccATTTACATATAAACGGGGGTATTATTGTTCTAAATGTAAAAATTCTGGCTATAAGAAAAATGGAGATATTTGTCATAAATGTTGGCAAACACtttatttgaatcaaaatgcttataatccaaatcaaaaaaatttaccaTTTACTTATCCAAAAGGATATTATTGTTCTAAATGTCGAAACACAGgatataaattgaaaaatgggaAATCATGTCAAAATTGTTGGGAATCATTTGGACCAAGAAATAGTTATTCATTTGTTAGTACTAATTATCAACCATCGTATTTTGGTAATACTACTTTTGTTCCTATGGGTGGCGGTCCTCCTGTGCCCAATGCTAAACGTGTTGCTCCAGGATCACCGGAATTGGGCGGGATACTATGTGGGAATTGTCGAGGACAAGGCATGGttcattttttgtttgatacTGAGTTATGTCCCGTGTGTGGAGGGTTAGGAAGAGTATTTACTGCACCACCACCGCCCCCTCCACCAATGCCTCAGACTCCTTATATGCCACAATATCAACCACAATATACGAATTATGGATCAAAAAGATAA
- the PUT2 gene encoding 1-pyrroline-5-carboxylate dehydrogenase (Putative delta-1-pyrroline-5-carboxylate dehydrogenase; alkaline upregulated; protein present in exponential and stationary growth phase yeast cultures; flow model biofilm induced; Spider biofilm induced) yields the protein MLRSTTRNTLRLATRYTKVSSSIIRHTLPTMFGSSTGGSGIRFASQLAHVKTPPNLQNEPVKNFSFKDTKDWDLLRASITKFTDEGALKVPLVVGGKKIYRDEIKTQVNPAKHSQVLADVSQATPEDIIAAIDAAKAAKAKWATTSWTDRAAIFLKAADLISTKYRYDMLAATMLGQGKNVYQAEIDCVAELIDFFKFNVKYAEEMYQQQPIQTSPGVWNRAEYRPLEGFVYAVTPFNFTAIAANLVGAPALMGNTVVWKPSATAALSNYLLLTILEEAGLPAGVINFIPGDPVEVTDIVLNDKEFSALHFTGSTDVFKSLYSKISNNVAADKYRDFPRIVGETGGKNFHLIHPSASINHSVLSTLRGAFEYQGQKCSATSRLYVPESIWPEFKDQLVGAMSQITIGNSSEPENLNTFMGPVIHEQSFKKLSDAIEQAKSDPELEIVTGGSYDNTKGFYVQPTLIKTTNPNHEFLTKEFFGPILTTYVYPDGEFENIIKSIDSITKYGLTGSIFARDRDAVRTAEENLRYAAGNFYINDKSTGAVVGQQWFGGARASGTNDKAGSGNILSRFVSIRNIKENFYELTDFKYPSNYQ from the coding sequence ATGTTAAGATCAACTACTCGTAATACATTACGTTTGGCTACTAGATATACTAAAGTTTCATCAAGTATCATTCGTCACACTTTACCAACAATGTTTGGTAGTAGTActggtggtagtggtatAAGATTTGCATCTCAATTGGCTCATGTTAAAACCCCACCAAACTTACAAAATGAACCAGTTAAAAATTTTAGTTTCAAAGATACTAAAGATTGGGATTTATTAAGAGCTTCAATTACTAAATTCACTGATGAAGGTGCTTTAAAAGTCCCATTGGTTGTTGGTGGTAAGAAGATTTATCGTGACGAAATCAAAACTCAAGTAAACCCAGCTAAACACTCTCAAGTTTTAGCTGACGTTTCTCAAGCTACTCCAGAAGATATCATTGCTGCTATTGATGCTGCTAAAGCTGCTAAAGCCAAATGGGCAACAACTTCTTGGACTGACAGAGCtgctatttttttgaaagcTGCTGATTTAATTTCTACCAAATATAGATATGATATGTTGGCTGCTACTATGTTGGGACAAGGTAAAAATGTTTATCAAGCAGAAATTGATTGTGTTgctgaattgattgatttctttaaatttaatgttAAATATGCTGAAGAAAtgtatcaacaacaaccaataCAAACTTCTCCTGGTGTTTGGAACCGTGCTGAATATAGACCTTTGGAAGGTTTTGTTTATGCTGTTACTCCATTCAATTTCACTGCCATTGCTGCCAATTTGGTTGGAGCTCCTGCTTTAATGGGTAACACTGTTGTTTGGAAACCATCTGCTACAGCCGCATTATCCAActacttgttgttgacaATTTTGGAAGAAGCCGGTTTGCCAGCTGGTGTCATTAATTTTATCCCTGGTGATCCAGTTGAAGTCACTGATATTGTTTTAAACGATAAAGAATTCTCAGCCTTACATTTCACTGGTTCTACTGatgttttcaaaagttTGTATTCTAAAATCAGTAATAATGTTGCTGCTGATAAATATCGTGACTTCCCAAGAATTGTCGGAGAAACTGGTGGTAAGAATTTCCATTTGATTCATCCAAGTGCTTCAATCAATCATTCGGTTTTATCTACATTAAGAGGAGCATTTGAATACCAAGGTCAAAAATGTTCTGCCACTTCAAGATTATACGTACCAGAATCAATTTGGCCAGAGTTTAAAGATCAATTAGTGGGTGCCATGTCACAGATCACTATTGGTAATAGTTCTGAACCAGAAAACTTGAACACATTTATGGGACCTGTGATTCATGAACaaagtttcaaaaaattatctgATGCCATTGAACAAGCTAAATCAGATCCAGAATTGGAAATCGTTACTGGTGGCTCATATGATAACACTAAGGGATTCTATGTTCAACCAACATTAATTAAAACCACTAATCCAAATCATGAATTTTTAACTAAAGAATTTTTCGGTCCAATTTTGACTACATACGTTTACCCAGATGGTGAATTCGAAAATATTATAAAGAGTATCGATAGTATTACTAAATATGGTTTGACCGGTTCAATCTTTGCTAGAGATCGTGATGCAGTTAGAACTGCTGAAGAAAACTTGAGATATGCTGCTGGTAATTTCtatattaatgataaatctACTGGTGCTGTTGTTGGTCAACAATGGTTTGGTGGTGCTAGAGCTTCTGGTACTAATGATAAAGCTGGTAGTGGTAACATTTTATCCAGATTTGTTTCTATTAGAAACATTAAAGAAAACTTTTACGAATTGACTGATTTCAAATATCCATCCAATTATCAATAG
- a CDS encoding uncharacterized protein (Ortholog(s) have structural constituent of cytoskeleton activity, role in establishment of mitotic spindle orientation, nuclear migration and astral microtubule, cell cortex, dynactin complex, spindle pole body localization), with translation MNKYSDLPDIDNEGQEVFESSDVESEIELPIETKHDPDIEISSINVEESKELFARNEIIDTTSFDFSGNLSRLNGYSVAQVEETTEEKLSRISRELEEIKLQDQTASASASASQQQVDQLLTILSELKSENNTTTNKLLRSDQLKIDSLFKHIESDTPAVASQNFNRLIDLENRLSVLESAVGGTEDITTTTSIQLTINDLSRKISIIENPEYNFDKIRQEVDKLTKELEELDLKRKVLDIDIDIDNDHDHNDDTSKTTTTITTTTITKQDKIDELYEKLPQINKYNQVAPMLLTRLKTLNSIHQEMKNNIDLSNGIDQILNDVQLDLKNWDQTIIKLNDRINDYEDNFAKNSTIVQERISDLILKVDSLSTD, from the coding sequence ATGAACAAGTATAGTGATTTACCAGATATAGACAATGAAGGCCAAGAAGTATTTGAATCTTCAGATGTGGAAAGTGAGATAGAACTACCGATTGAAACGAAACATGATCCTGATATAGAAATCAGTTCCATTAATGTTgaagaatcaaaagaaCTTTTCGCTCGAAACGAAATTATTGATACCACGTCGTTTGATTTTCTGGGGAATCTTTCCAGATTGAATGGATATAGTGTAGCACAAGTTGAAGAAACTACTGAAGAGAAACTTTCTAGAATATCAAGagaattagaagaaatcaaattacaAGATCAGACGGCTTCGGCTTCGGCTTCGGcttcacaacaacaagtagatcaattattaacaatacTATCAGAGTTGAAATCGGAAAATAATACAACAACCAATAAACTTTTACGTTctgatcaattgaaaatagatAGTTTATTCAAACATATTGAATCCGATACCCCTGCTGTTGCATCTCAAAATTTTAATCGTTTGAtagatttggaaaatagATTAAGTGTGCTTGAATCTGCCGTTGGTGGTACAGAAGACATCACCACAACCACTTCTATCCAACTAACTATAAATGATCTTTCACGGAAAATTTCCATTATTGAGAATCCGGaatataattttgataaaattagACAAGAAGTGGATAAACTTACtaaagaattggaagaattagatttgaaaagaaaagtattAGATATAGATATAGATATAGATAATGATCATGATCATAATGATGACACAtccaaaacaacaacaacaattacaacaacaacaattacaaaacaggataaaattgatgaattatatgaaaaattgcctcaaattaataaatataatcaagTTGCTCCCATGTTATTAACTAGattgaaaactttaaatAGTATACAtcaagaaatgaaaaataacattgatttatcaaatgggattgatcaaatattaaatgatgtacaattggatttgaaaaattgggatcaaacaataattaaattaaatgatcgtattaatgattatgaagataattttgcaaaaaattcaacaattgtacaagaaagaattagtgatttaatattaaaagTAGATAGTTTATCCACAGACTGA
- a CDS encoding uncharacterized protein (Protein with a role in translation; flow model biofilm repressed) — translation MGILEKIAQIQEELSRTQKNKATEYHIGLLKGKLARYRRELLEPQPGQGSSGGGGQGFEVAKAGDARVSLIGFPSVGKSSFLSKVTNTKSEAANYEFTTLTSVGGILEYNGAEVQIVDLPGIIKAASQGKGRGRQVIAVSRTSDLILMVLDATKGGDQREILENELESMGIRLNKQRPNISIKVKKTGGVKMNSITPPKYLDEKIVTALLKDYKIHNADVLIRDENVTIDDFIDVINDQHITYIKCLYVYNKIDAVSLEECDRLAREPNTVVMSCELDLGIEDLKEEIWRQLDLLRLYTKRRGVQPKFDDPMVVRNNSTILEVCDSIHRDMKNQFKYALVWGSSAKHSPQKCGLTHPIHDEDVVQIVTK, via the coding sequence ATGGGGATACTTGAGAAAATTGCTCAAATTCAAGAAGAATTATCTAgaacccaaaaaaataaggcTACAGAATACCATATTGGGCTTTTAAAGGGGAAACTTGCCCGTTATCGTCGAGAATTATTAGAACCACAACCAGGTCAAGGATCttctggtggtggtggtcaAGGATTTGAAGTGGCAAAAGCCGGTGATGCTAGAGTTTCATTAATTGGGTTCCCATCAGTTGGtaaatcttcatttttatcaaaagtaACCAACACAAAATCTGAAGCAGCCAATTATGAATTCACAACCTTAACTTCAGTTGGTGGTATTTTAGAATATAATGGTGCTGAAGtacaaattgttgatttgcCAGGGATTATTAAAGCTGCTTCTCAAGGTAAAGGTAGAGGTAGACAAGTCATTGCTGTGTCAAGAACTTCTGATTTGATTCTTATGGTTTTGGATGCAACAAAAGGTGGTGATCAACGTGAAATATTGgaaaatgaattagaaTCAATGGGTATTAgattaaataaacaaagacCTAATATTTCCataaaagtgaaaaaaacCGGAGGTGTGAAAATGAATTCAATTACTCCACCAAAATATTTGGATGAGAAAATTGTTACTGcattattaaaagattACAAAATACACAATGCTGATGTATTAATAAGAGATGAAAATGTCAccattgatgattttatcGATGTTATCAATGACCAACATATTACATACATCAAATGCTTGTATGTTTATAACAAAATAGATGCGGTGTCATTGGAAGAATGTGATAGACTTGCCAGAGAACCAAACACCGTGGTGATGTCGTGTGAGTTGGATTTGGGtattgaagatttgaaagaagaaatatgGCGTCAATTAGATTTGTTAAGATTATACACGAAAAGAAGAGGTGTTCAAccaaaatttgatgatcCAATGGTGGTACGAAACAATAGTACTATATTAGAAGTGTGTGATTCTATTCATAGAGatatgaaaaatcaattcaaatatgCATTGGTTTGGGGTTCAAGTGCTAAACATTCACCACAGAAATGTGGATTGACTCATCCAATTCatgatgaagatgttgTTCAAATTGTCACCAAGTAA
- a CDS encoding uncharacterized protein (Protein required for maturation of 18S rRNA; rat catheter biofilm repressed): MPKTVKNPKNNKSRSRGAPIQVAESIGSGSAKIKKKIRDIERLIKKNPNLPADKKIEYDRALKGLKVELQNSQVQNKAKVLAKKYHMVRFFERKKAVRKLKNLRKEFERISQTGIRKDIKKARKQLRHGEIDLAYVILFPKTEKYISLYPSPNDEDQTDPNVIKGLKITEERRREFRKYIEKLMEEGKLPFSIDDALQGKNIRLDNDKTQKAVLTEEIDAPEQKQDEQQEEQDDFFE; this comes from the coding sequence ATGCCCAAGACAGTAAAGAACcccaaaaataataaatctaGATCTAGAGGAGCTCCAATACAAGTTGCCGAATCTATTGGATCAGGATCAgctaaaataaaaaagaaaataagaGATATAGAACGATTGATCAAGAAAAATCCCAATTTACCAGCAGacaagaaaattgaatatgatAGAGCTCTCAAGGGGTTAAAAGttgaattacaaaattCTCAAGTTCAAAATAAAGCTAAAGTATTAGCTAAAAAATATCATATGGTTAGATTTTTCgaaagaaagaaagcagtgaggaaattgaaaaatttacgtaaagaatttgaaagaatttCTCAAACTGGAATTAGAAAAGATATTAAAAAAGCTAGAAAACAATTAAGACATGGAGAAATAGATTTAGCTTATGTTATTTTATTTCctaaaactgaaaaatatatttcattatatCCATCAccaaatgatgaagatcAAACTGATCCAAATGTCATTAAAGGGTTAAAAATTACTGAAGAACGAAGACGCGAATTTagaaaatatattgaaaaattgatggaAGAAGGGAAATTACCATTTTCTATTGATGATGCATTACAAGGCAAAAATATTAGATtggataatgataaaactCAAAAAGCTGTTCTTactgaagaaattgatgctccagaacaaaaacaagatgaacaacaagaagaacaagatgATTTCTTTGAATAA